The genome window atatagctgtcataggaccgatcggtccattattaagtcttagtatgattttacgagatatcgtaaccaaactaatagaatatgcttttaagttggtgttatttatcctgaccaaatttggtacaaATCGGTTTCTTATATTcctatatagctgccataggaacaatcggtcaaaaatcaacttttaatacagagtacctgggcacagggtattctactgtcgagcgtgcccgactgtagccgcccacttgttttatAAGTAAATTACAACAAGATCGGTTAAATAGAACGACGTATGTTTAGAGCAACACAAGTTCCCAAATttatgtaacgggtattccCATAATCGGGGTcttgactatagcctttccaactagtttttttttttcaaatattatatgttaaagtttttaaaaatcaaagaaagaaagagatagagaaagcaaaaaaaggGGGAAAACTTTCACTTAAGCTTATTTCGAAATCAATTGCAATCTGGGAGAATTATCGAAGAGCAGCTATCCTCTACTTGACTGATAGCCTTTATAGATGGCACAATGAGTGACCGCaatgatttgtttttggcatAATGAAAATATCAGAGCAGCCCCCAAACAAACAGTAATAAAGCTGTAGGCCCAGGGCGCATGGGTTTAAGCCGAGCCTACAGGTAGCTTCAGCATCTGCTAaagagcaggagcaggaggagcaggagaaaAAGGAGGAGACGGGGACACCACAGATACTCACAGTGTGGGACAGAGAAATACACGTAACAATACagagaataaaaagaaaatggaatACTAAACTGTGCTTTGCATGCACataatgaagatgatgatTCGGCTGAGGATGAGACCAAAAGACAGAGAACGAGAGAGTTGGAGAGGGAGAGCAAAAGGTAAAAAGCGGCGATTGTAGAAGAATGCAGAGCAAAAGAGTAAAGAGGAATGGCAGCCGTCGTACAGGAATCGATTTACGTCTTCTGCGAAATATTCATTACAGCAAATTTGTACTGGGAAGCGTGAAGGGATGGGaactgggattgggattggacCAGGCATTGAACATCTCTTattctctgtctttgtctttgtctctctctctctctctctctctctctctctctctctctctctctctctctctctctctctctctctgtctctctgtctctctatgtACAGGCATGACTTGCTGTGTCCAATGCGGGCAACATTTTCTTGAACTTTTTATGCGAAATTATCTTTGATGTTATTATGCATTATGAGACTTTAATGTGCACAGTTCCTGTGTTTTCTGGCATTTAATTTGAGCTGCTGCAGttacttttgttgctgctgctgcatgtgGCACAGGTGGGCGACATAAAAGACACGGGGACAGGGACAGTGGAGTATATGTACAGAGCGTTAATGGGTAATTAGGAGCGCGAGGACACAAAAATCTCGAGAAGAATTTTCATCGaatgaaaaactaaaactgcCAATCACTATAACCTGAATGATGATCATGACGATAATAATGATGACGACTCAATTCAGGTGAATTGAACAGACGCGGGACAGACAGGAAGGTAAAAGGGATAGCAACAAAGTGAGTCCGATCCACACAGCATCAACAAACGAAACCCAACTCAAAATTGAATGCACGTTTTTATTTCTTGCTACTCCTTTccatctccctctctttcgTATTCTCCATCTCTTTCCGTCTGTCTCCCTTTTAGGTTGTAGTCACTGCGGCCGCATGAAATATTGCCCCGAAGGGCGGTACAATTTTGATGCATTTACAACATTCAGGGTGTTGGTAATTATAGGGAGTTTATGTCTGGAAGTTTCCTTTATGATaggctttttattttcatgtttcttttttatcttCTTGCTGTTTTCTTTTCACATTGTGTTGTTGAATTAAGTTGCTTGCCTCTGGACTTGGTGTTCGCATTTGATCTCAAAGCAAAGTTAATGTTTGCatacactaaaaaatatatatagaaacaacaattatgacatttattaacttaaaacaCACTGGACTTATTTATACTATTGCAAGCAACAGTAATTGtctgttaaatataaaacgattaaagaaaattcaactCATCTCTTAACGCATTATTTTCAAATGCGCGCCAATAAAAGCAGTGATGCAATCTATCGATAAGTACCTGCAATTGACCGACCCCCACATCGAATAAAATATCGATGTGTGCTTTGCATGCTTTAAAAGATATCGATATCACATTGTTGCATGACGACGACAAAAAATAATCGACCTATCGCAGTCTCGATGtgtttttttatcatattaaCTGTGCATGCGAACGCAACCTAAGctcacgtttttttttgttgtttaactAGTGTGTACGAAGTGGTTTGGCGCAAATCTATATACGCGCTAAAATAGTTAATGTGCTACGCATATTGCATTAGCTAAATCAAGGTAATTCAACAAAAACCAACTCAACGCCGACAATGAGTGTGCAATATTCTTTAGCAGTAACACCGGACTAAATATCAGAAACATACTAAATGCCAGTcctgtctgtgtttgtgtttgtgtctgtgtctggAGTGAGTGCCagcaagtgtatgtgtgtgcgtgtgtgtttgtatatattgtCAAAAATTGGGTTGAGTGTCCCCCATGACTTCAATGTGTTTCTCCATTGGGGGCAGCTGCATTGTTGCGTggctcgcacacacacacacatactgttACAGTGGATagacaacacaaacacaaagatAATtcacacacagcaacaacaagaacaacaacaacaatgctgctAATATACCCAATATGGCAGCACATGAACTTAAACTTAACCTCAAACGCAACAACGATGTTCAAATTTCACGTCGCTGCGTGCCAATGAACGTGTTGCAAAGATTTGACCCCAAAATTGAAAGTCTGCCGCCCCCGCCCCTGTTAAGCCGCAGGTAACAGAGGgctgctacaacaacaacgacacaaacaaaagcaagAACGCTGCACGACTACGCGGTACCCTGTGTCTAGGCCCTTGGATATCCTAGCACttatttgcacacacacactcacattaataagaacaataacaacttaCAAGTGTTCACTTATAATTCCCGAGGCTGatcgattttttaataacttccCAGTTAGTTTTCGATAGTTTAACAATACTTACTGACAGCTTGAGTTCTTCTATAATTCAAAATGCTCTTGACATCTCAGAGATTGACCTGATCAATGATCATACAGATGGACAGTTTTAAAAGGATTCGACTATTGATACTGATCTATAATATACATTAGGGCGGGTCAATTTGTTCGAGCCGAAATCTACtatgaatttttgaatttgaatcaAATCGCCAGAATATCCATCTGGGTTGGTTTTTTACATGCTGagaaaatttggttcaaattggaTAACTATATTCGGGCTGTTCTGGTTTTTACTATCGGCaagatttcatttcatttaatttttgacataatTTGCTTATTAAATTCCTCTTGagttggtgaatttaagtctgataagtttaaaaaatataatttttaagtacttaGCATAAATGCAACGccagaaaatacattttacaaaATCCTATAAAAGATGAAgtgaaatttgttaataaataccTAAAataggtatttttaatttctgaaatttcttaataaagcgtcttttatataattattaattttatattaaggtacctattttttatactttaaagGATCAGAGGATTATTATACCCAACCCaacccaaaaatattaaattgttctaCCGAAGATTAAAGACCCTTCCAATGAAACAAATTTCTGTAAGGGCAGCTGCAGTTACAGTTTGATAAGTGCGTATATACTCCACCTATTAATTGTAGAGTATATCAAGTGAAAAACAAAGTCGGCGATTTGATTGTCGTTCTCAAATCAACATTTCGATCTATATTGAAAAATTCCATATCAAAAACAGTAATCAGTCATCGCCAGCGTCGTAGACAAAGGCAAAGGAAACTAGAGTAATTCATGGGAAATCACTGAGAATTGTTGAGAATTGCGGAGCTCCGAGAAGTGTTCAAATGCAAAGCGAGtaggcaataacaacaacaagaataaataataagaatcaaaactaaactaagtcaaaaaagatttataaattgataataataatattaattacatatattttgtatcCATTTGCAGTGCGTGCTTTGGGGTCGACCAGACAGCCGCTGGGTCAGTTGAGGATTAGCAACAGCTACAGCGGCGCCATGGTAAAGAAGCGTCAGACGGACGCACATGAGGGCGACAGCTCAACAGATTCTGGCGAGGAGGAGCTCATGAATGGACATGGCACGGCAAATGGAGCTGCTGTATGTCAGCACATCAAAAAAGCTGTGGACACGTCACGATTGCGTCGTCATCTGAAGTCGACGGGTTTGctgtatgagtgtgtgcaGTGCCAGAAATTGAATGCATCCAACGATGCAGCTGGCGGAGGTTCAACTGACTGTGAATATGATAATGCACTCTGGCTGTGCCTCAAGTGTGGCACACAGCTCTGTGGACGCGAACGCAAAAAACATGCCTTGCAACATCATCAGGTGAGTGGCAACGAATTGAAGCCCTGTCACTTTTGCTCATCTCTGTCACCTTTGCATCTTGCAGACGCCACACTCGGACTCACATGCCCTGGTCTTGAATACACGATCCTTTAAAATCTGGTGCTACGATTGCGCCAGTGAGGTGAGCTCCAATTCACGGAAGAATCTGCTCGAGTGTGTGGAGCTGGTTAAGCGGCTGGCACAGAAGCCGCCAGCGGAATCGCAACCGCCAACGATTAATAACATTGAGTACAAAATCAAGTCGACGGTGGAACAGCTTAGCCAACTGACACAGCAAACAACTGCCAATGGTGGAAATGCGGCAATACCgttgccaccgccaccgcctgCACCAACAGCGGCCGCTGTGCCGGGCATGGCCAAGCGGGTGATGGACAACAGAAGAGTTGTTAATCTAACGAGGACAGTGTCCGAAACTCCTATAACTCCATCCAGCAACGAACTGGAGCGTTTACCGCGCGTCCGTGGCCTTACCAATTTGGGTAATACATGTTTCTTCAATGCCGTCATGCAGTGTCTGGCCCAGACACCGTTTCTACTTGACGTTCTCAAGGAACTTGGCGAACCAGGCGAACAGTAAGTCAATTCATTGTTGCCACAATTTGAAGCGTTCAAATAGCTAAGTTGATCTAAAAAAGAAGCTAACAATTATTATCAAAcatgctttaaaaaatttaaagtttttaattatttattgttaagcGTGAAATTCGAAAACTTAAGTTTCAGTTAAAACTAAAATGCTTCTTATATCTTATTCTATGCCAGCAAGAACAATAGTTCATTGATAacaacataattattatatttttcggataaattgtaatttttaacgcttttaaatgcatttaatatcCAAAATTAGTCTTAACGaactgaattttaaaatttctgccaactgtccattttttccaacggacaaaattttgtattatttatttttgagctgAAGTATATTGAAATTATCAGACAGTCCCGAAAAGAAGTCTAATCCTGTGTTAAAATATACAGAATTATAGCTTATAgcatttcataaaatattttagcttttgcatttacataaatattagctAGCCAAGTCTATAAAATAGTTGTACTTTTAATCTCTCATTGCCATTTCATGTTATTTTAGGTTTGTGTTGCCTGGCGGCACCTTTAGCTTTAAGGATACGGGCGACATTGAGCTGCCCGTGATTAAGGGCTCACTCTCCTCGTGGGGCAATCTCACCTCGGCACTGGCCAATGCGCTGGAGGAATTGCAAAGTGGCGGAGGAGTCTTTAAGCCCAGCAAACTTTTTGACAAGCTGTGCACCAAGTGTCCACAGTTTACGGGTGGCGATCAACACGATTCCCACGAACTGCTGCGTCAGCTGCTGGAGAGCGTACGGTCCGAGGACTTGAAGCGATATCAGCGTGTCATATTGGAAAATCTGGGATACAAGCATCAGGATATCAACAGTGTGTCGGAGGAACTGCGTCAAAAGTGCAAAATGTACGGCAATCAGGCTGCCGATCGCATTCTACGGCCGGAGCAAGTATTTCGTGGTTTTCTCGTGTCGACATTAACCTGTCAGGACTGCTACAATATCTCGTCGAGGCATGAATACTTTCTGGACATGTCGCTGCCGGTGGCAGTCGAGAAACCTCAGCCTCCACAGCGCCGCAAAGCGAGTCCTGAGAACTCGCCGTCTgccgccagcagcaacagcagcaatatcCCAACCATTAATGCTAAGTTCACCAATGGCGAAATGGAGGTGCCGTTCTCGAAGCCGGCATTCTATCTGCATGCAGACGGGCAGGATCCGTTGGGCCCCTCCAAGGCGCAGGTGAAAAAGGATAAGGAACGCGAACGTAAGGCCAAACGTGCCGCAAAGCATCAACGCACCAAGCAGGCTCAAAAACTCTCGCTCAAGCTGAACATCAATGATGAGGCAGGCGCCAGTGCTGGAGGAGCTGGCGGCGACGGTGATGCCGATGTGGAGCAACAACCAGGATCAGGCAGTGGCGATGGACAATTACAGTCGCCATCTGCTGATACCGATCCGGAGAAGACACGATCGGGCGAGGCGTGGGGCGAGGGACCGCGTGTGGATTCATGCAGTGGCACCACATCGGAGCATTCGGATGCCGATGTTGAGGACAATCTGGTTGAGGACACAGCAGCTGGTGCTGCCGTTACCAAATTCTATACTGACACCAATGGCAATGCACAGCCGCTGGGCGAGAAACGCGACGATACACCTGTAAATATGGACAAGGATTCGCTGGAGGAAGACGAGAATGGTGAGTGAGAGGGTTGTATTATAAACTTGCATGTTCAACTATCTTGAAGATCATcagtggttttttttttttaaatacttttgaatatttatatcaaGAGTTTTCTAGCGCTACTTATGCTGCACTTCATCAAGATTGCTTCAAAGCTGAGAGACTTGATTACATCAAAACAGACTctttatcaaaaacataaaatatatgaaagtCAGCCACGTCTCCTTTAAAGTTTTACATATTTCGTTACATATTAATCGCTGTTCTAGCATGATAATTAGCGAACCATCGAGTGtgcttttataattataattataagatatattttatttcaatttacagACTCGGGCATAGCAACCAGTCCGGCTCCCACGACTACAACAAGTACTAACAACGCCAGCACAACCAACTCgacctcaacaacaacaacggcaacaacaagcgcaatcaacaacaacatcaacaataacaatgcagCTGACAACAAAGAGGAAGCAGAGGGCAGCACATCCGCTGTTTTGGTCAATGCTGGACTGAGCGAAAAGGGTGCATCATTAGTACGCCAAATCTCGACGGGACAACTGCAAATGGAGCAAATCGAGCAATTGAAACAGCAGGTGGGACAGATGAAGTTGAACGATCAACCGGCACAGGGTGTGGCAAGATCGAAGCGTGTGCGAACCCAAAGTTGTTCCGATTGGAGCACCACAATTGCGCCACGGTATCAATGCGAGGCGAACGAATGCTCAGTGCAGTCGTGCCTCAATAATTTCACGGCTGTGGAGCTGATGACGGGACAGAACAAGGTCGGTTGTGAGAGCTGTACACGTCGCATCAATGGCAACGATCCCCAGGCTAAGACGGTGAACACGAATGCAACAAAGCAACTGTTGATCTCAAGTCCCCCAGCTGTTCTCATACTGCATCTAAAGAGATTCCAGCTGGAACCAAGAGGCATCTTCCGCAAGCTGACGCGACCGGTTAGCTACTCCACAATGCTAAACATTGCCGCCTTCTGTGGTTCCAAGGTAAAGAATTTGCCCAACATTGATCGCAAACAGAAGAAACTGCTCTATGCCTTATATGGCGTTGTGGAGCATTCAGGCGGACTGTATGGTGGACACTATACCGCCTATGTTAAGGTGCGTCCCAAGCTGACGGCCGACGATAAACGTTGGAAATTTCTGCCGCATGGCAGTAAAGCCGAACTCGATCAGGACGATGAGCTCGAGCAGCTGTTGGCCAAGGAAAAGGCACGCGAGATGCGCATGAATGCCATGGATGACAGTGATGATTTTACCAACTCGAGCAGCAACACATCCACCTCGGGGGAGACCTCAGCTACTGATCTACCCAATGGCATTGGCGATGACGAAGCTGCATATCAagatgcagctgcaacaggaGCAACTGCCAATGGTGTTGAACAGGATGAGGCGGCAAATGTTCAGGCACCGCCCGGTAAATGGTATTATGTGTCTGATTCACGTGTCCAGGAGGTCAGCGAGGAGGCGGCGCTCAAGGCGCAGGCCTATCTGCTATTCTACGAGCGCATCTATTAGACCAGCATCTGGTCACACTGGCAGCCATCATCGCTTTCCATCAAGCTCTTAATagattgctttaaattttttcttaaatccaTTTTACACACATTTTAGTAGGAccttttttaagtttgttattaactctttttttttttaattttatatttggtttgttatttttgaatttgcatttgaacGCAACGGCGTAATCGACAACGAAGATGATGGACTGAATACTAACACAGATCTGAGGAACGAAGACAGAAtagaaaaagcaaagaaagagagatagatagatagatagaggAAGACAGAATGAATCAACAAACAAGCAGAAATGCATTTGAATAGgttaaagaagaaaaacacacataaacaaGGCCAGGGCAGggacaaaacacacacagcctcatacacacacacacacacccatttGCAAAGCAGGGCAGCGggtcgacacacacacacatacacatacagattACATTTTGCAGCTAAATTGTATAGTTAATGAATGACAAGagtttactttttgttttaaactttttttttttattattattataattgtatttttggttatttatgagaaattgaaatttgtttttcctacgtaagcaaattgtttttgattcaACAAACCTTTaatacaagtaaaaaaaaaaaaaacataattaaactataaataaattataatatttattttatgattaatttgcaaaatgtgGCAATTAACTATGTTAAAAGAGATACAACAAAAAGGAAAGAGCATGAGATACGATAATTAAAGCATGGAAGCTTTcagatttttgtaaattttaatagttttaagttagttgcatataaatatttagtctGTGGTCCAAACAAATACGAAATATGAACAACATTGCCTCaaagatgaaaaaataaagaagagaTAATTATGTTACTTAAGCAAAAATATGATGGAATAGAGATGAAGGGGGTAGACGAAGAAGAACATAGACATTAGGCGATAACCATACGTGTTTCTTATCCTACATTGTATAAAGTTTCCAACGTGATTCTGTTCTACGATACATATAGAAATATTAcaataaccacaacaacaaccaattgCTCGCTTCTgccaatatatttaattgtatttcaataaatatatacaatatataaatacatttataaagcTAGATATTTAATGAAACAGTTATAAATgcatgataaatatttttacagtaACTACAATGTAAACATTTCTAAAATAGTTAATGGAGTTTATTGCAACGAGATTTATACATGCATCTaaatatacaacaaaacacaaatatatatatatagaaaatatatatatacatacatatatgtatttatcttATGACTTAGgttatacaatttgattaaattataaatataaagcaataaaaaacaaaaaccagaTATGTTCTCACTTTTGGAAAAGTATGCTCCATAAATTTTCAGCTCAGTTTTTGATGCCTCAAAATGTGAAGCATACTTTTGGACCCTGCTCTAAATCAGCAAATAAGAGTTTCGGAGTGAAAAGGGAGTTTGTTTTGtaacaaaaaggaaaaatgtttttcgtatACAGGCATGTTATACTCAAATCTGTGAAACTGTTCGTTCGCTTGTTTTGTGGAACtaaataatatgtacatatttacaaatcCTAAAAAGCGTTCAATATTAAAACAGTTTCATTTGGTATTCCAATTAGAATCCAGAAGCTTTGAGCTTTGACCTTTTGGAATCAATCAAACGCCTTCGAAGAATGCGGTTGCTTTGGGTTTGCAGCAGGTTGTGATTAAACCGGGTGCCATCAACAAGATCTATTACTCAATCGAGGCATAAATTAAACAACGCAAATGCAGCTTATCAGTTAGcagtagcagtagcagcagaGATTGTTGAGATTTCCGTTTTCAGTTCAAGTTCAAGCTGGAGCAGTTGCCGGACAGTCGCAAGATGAAAACGGCAGCGATTGCACTGTTCTACTTGGGATTATGGGTGAGCACGTCAACATTAGTGCTGGGCAAGCGGTATATGCGCTGTGAATTGGCTCGAAAGCTGCTGGAGCAGCACAGCTTTGAGCGCAGTCTGCTATCCAATTGTGAGTAACAGCAGAATGAGAGAAAGTtcaataaacatttaactATTATAGGGATATGCCTGCTGGAGCATGAGAGCGAATTAGATACCAGCAAGATAAGCACCACATCGAATGGATCACGCTATGGACTCTTTCAGATTAGCAGTCGCCATTGCCAGGACGGTCGACGTGGCGGCGTTTGCAACGTCAGCTGTCAAGGTGTGCacactttaagaattttaagccTTTAAGCATCACTTCAATTGCTatcggtttttatttttagatctgCTCGAAGAGAATCTGAGGGAGGCAGCCGTCTGTGCCAAGCGAATTCAAGCCGAGGAGGGATTTCGACATTGGAACGGCTGGCAACGCTATTGTCGCAACACCCAAAATCTGCCCAATCTGAAGGTTATATGTGGCATATAAACTTACTCTATCTATATACTCTACTattttcatacatatgtacttatcATGAATAAATGTACATGTTTTATATACCTACACAACATTgttaaaatcttttatttcgAAGAAATTCAGTATAAAGATAACcaatatagaaaatatgtatgtatattacgGGAAAACAAATAGAGTATTAGGGAGATTGAACTACTTTTCAGCCTGGTTCAGCTTGAAATTTAATGCAttgaagaaatttaaatgctctTACATTgccataaattgttaatagaATATTACGTGTACATTTAAtggttttatagtttttaaatgacTGTATATTCAACAtggacttaaaaaaattgttgtttcaaTTACACAATTcaagcaattatttaaaaatgatttcgGAATCCAGAAAGTGTTATAATTACGCGTcgaaaaaatcattttttattatattttaaataatatactaagtaatttctaattaaaacaaattagcGATTTTTGTAATCATTACTAGCTACTTTTTGAACAAAATCAGATTATCCCtcgatattaaaaaaaaaggggctGCAAAACTTTTGCAGCACATCTCTCTTAAACGTTATCGCTGCTGACATTTCGTGCTTTTGCTCTCTCCCGTTGTTGCTTACATTCCCGCTCAGTTATTCActt of Drosophila innubila isolate TH190305 chromosome X, UK_Dinn_1.0, whole genome shotgun sequence contains these proteins:
- the LOC117793593 gene encoding ubiquitin carboxyl-terminal hydrolase 16 isoform X1, with protein sequence MRALGSTRQPLGQLRISNSYSGAMVKKRQTDAHEGDSSTDSGEEELMNGHGTANGAAVCQHIKKAVDTSRLRRHLKSTGLLYECVQCQKLNASNDAAGGGSTDCEYDNALWLCLKCGTQLCGRERKKHALQHHQTPHSDSHALVLNTRSFKIWCYDCASEVSSNSRKNLLECVELVKRLAQKPPAESQPPTINNIEYKIKSTVEQLSQLTQQTTANGGNAAIPLPPPPPAPTAAAVPGMAKRVMDNRRVVNLTRTVSETPITPSSNELERLPRVRGLTNLGNTCFFNAVMQCLAQTPFLLDVLKELGEPGEQFVLPGGTFSFKDTGDIELPVIKGSLSSWGNLTSALANALEELQSGGGVFKPSKLFDKLCTKCPQFTGGDQHDSHELLRQLLESVRSEDLKRYQRVILENLGYKHQDINSVSEELRQKCKMYGNQAADRILRPEQVFRGFLVSTLTCQDCYNISSRHEYFLDMSLPVAVEKPQPPQRRKASPENSPSAASSNSSNIPTINAKFTNGEMEVPFSKPAFYLHADGQDPLGPSKAQVKKDKERERKAKRAAKHQRTKQAQKLSLKLNINDEAGASAGGAGGDGDADVEQQPGSGSGDGQLQSPSADTDPEKTRSGEAWGEGPRVDSCSGTTSEHSDADVEDNLVEDTAAGAAVTKFYTDTNGNAQPLGEKRDDTPVNMDKDSLEEDENDSGIATSPAPTTTTSTNNASTTNSTSTTTTATTSAINNNINNNNAADNKEEAEGSTSAVLVNAGLSEKGASLVRQISTGQLQMEQIEQLKQQVGQMKLNDQPAQGVARSKRVRTQSCSDWSTTIAPRYQCEANECSVQSCLNNFTAVELMTGQNKVGCESCTRRINGNDPQAKTVNTNATKQLLISSPPAVLILHLKRFQLEPRGIFRKLTRPVSYSTMLNIAAFCGSKVKNLPNIDRKQKKLLYALYGVVEHSGGLYGGHYTAYVKVRPKLTADDKRWKFLPHGSKAELDQDDELEQLLAKEKAREMRMNAMDDSDDFTNSSSNTSTSGETSATDLPNGIGDDEAAYQDAAATGATANGVEQDEAANVQAPPGKWYYVSDSRVQEVSEEAALKAQAYLLFYERIY
- the LOC117793593 gene encoding ubiquitin carboxyl-terminal hydrolase 16 isoform X2; translation: MVKKRQTDAHEGDSSTDSGEEELMNGHGTANGAAVCQHIKKAVDTSRLRRHLKSTGLLYECVQCQKLNASNDAAGGGSTDCEYDNALWLCLKCGTQLCGRERKKHALQHHQTPHSDSHALVLNTRSFKIWCYDCASEVSSNSRKNLLECVELVKRLAQKPPAESQPPTINNIEYKIKSTVEQLSQLTQQTTANGGNAAIPLPPPPPAPTAAAVPGMAKRVMDNRRVVNLTRTVSETPITPSSNELERLPRVRGLTNLGNTCFFNAVMQCLAQTPFLLDVLKELGEPGEQFVLPGGTFSFKDTGDIELPVIKGSLSSWGNLTSALANALEELQSGGGVFKPSKLFDKLCTKCPQFTGGDQHDSHELLRQLLESVRSEDLKRYQRVILENLGYKHQDINSVSEELRQKCKMYGNQAADRILRPEQVFRGFLVSTLTCQDCYNISSRHEYFLDMSLPVAVEKPQPPQRRKASPENSPSAASSNSSNIPTINAKFTNGEMEVPFSKPAFYLHADGQDPLGPSKAQVKKDKERERKAKRAAKHQRTKQAQKLSLKLNINDEAGASAGGAGGDGDADVEQQPGSGSGDGQLQSPSADTDPEKTRSGEAWGEGPRVDSCSGTTSEHSDADVEDNLVEDTAAGAAVTKFYTDTNGNAQPLGEKRDDTPVNMDKDSLEEDENDSGIATSPAPTTTTSTNNASTTNSTSTTTTATTSAINNNINNNNAADNKEEAEGSTSAVLVNAGLSEKGASLVRQISTGQLQMEQIEQLKQQVGQMKLNDQPAQGVARSKRVRTQSCSDWSTTIAPRYQCEANECSVQSCLNNFTAVELMTGQNKVGCESCTRRINGNDPQAKTVNTNATKQLLISSPPAVLILHLKRFQLEPRGIFRKLTRPVSYSTMLNIAAFCGSKVKNLPNIDRKQKKLLYALYGVVEHSGGLYGGHYTAYVKVRPKLTADDKRWKFLPHGSKAELDQDDELEQLLAKEKAREMRMNAMDDSDDFTNSSSNTSTSGETSATDLPNGIGDDEAAYQDAAATGATANGVEQDEAANVQAPPGKWYYVSDSRVQEVSEEAALKAQAYLLFYERIY
- the LOC117793615 gene encoding lysozyme, with protein sequence MKTAAIALFYLGLWVSTSTLVLGKRYMRCELARKLLEQHSFERSLLSNWICLLEHESELDTSKISTTSNGSRYGLFQISSRHCQDGRRGGVCNVSCQDLLEENLREAAVCAKRIQAEEGFRHWNGWQRYCRNTQNLPNLKVICGI